DNA sequence from the bacterium genome:
GGTCTGGTCATACTCTTCGGGCTCATTATTTCGGTTCCGGCGGTGATTGCAGGCTATCTGTGGGCGACAAAGATCGGCGCGAAGTACTATGTTGAAGCAGTTGTCGACCTGGAATACGACCGCGAGGTTACGAAGCTTCCCGGTGCGGTAAGCGCTTTTGCGCCCATCATCATACCCATCGTGCTCATCACCCTCAAATCGTTCGCCGATTTTCCCAATCATCCCTTCGGAGAAGGGAAACTCCTCGTCTTCTTCGATTTCTTCGGCGATCCGACCGTAGCGCTCCTCCTCGGTGTTTTGCTCGCGTTCCGTCTCATACCGCGGTGGAGCGAGGAGTATATCAACGGCTGGGTGGGGGAAGGGCTCAGGAATTCGGCGACCATTATCATAATCACGGGTGCGGGCGGCGCATTCGGAGCGGTTCTCAAGTCGACCGCTATCGGCGATTACCTGAGTTCGACGCTGGCTCACTACCAGCTCGGTGTTTTTCTGCCGTTCATCATCGCTGCGGCGCTCAAGACAGCCCAGGGTTCGTCGACGGTGTCGCTCATCACGACATCCGCTCTCATAAGCCCGATGCTTGCCGACCTGGGACTCGCCTCGGACGCGGGCAGGGCGCTTGCGGTTGTCGCCATAGGTTCCGGCGCAATGATCATGTCCCATGCCAACGACAGCTATTTCTGGGTGGTGAGCCAGTTCTCGGGCCTCGATCCCGCAACGGCTTACAAGACGCACTCCATGGCGACCATTGTCCAGGGGGTAACATCAATCATGGTCGTTTATGCGGTTTCGCTCTTTTTACATTGAAGCCTGATGTACGCAGTGCGGTTTTCAACTCTGTTTACAACGCTTGTGCTTATTGCAACAAACTGGGTATTGCTCCGGCGGATAAATATGATACCAATAGCAGGAATAGATGCCGAAACAAGTTCGGCATGACGTCATCCGATATCACTGTTTAATCGCCGAAGCAATAATAATGTAATCTGCTGTAACTCCCCAAAATGAGCAGACATTGAATCCTGTTTGATTGTCCGGGCGTCAATGATTATACTGTATAAATACGATTATGGCATAGTATATATGTTTCACAAACCCGATCAGGTAAATATGCAATGACTCTCTTGAACATGTTCGATAAAAACATTCCCGTCATGCCGGAA
Encoded proteins:
- a CDS encoding GntP family permease encodes the protein MVQGGLLLVIFAASIAFIIIMTSKIRMNAFLVLLFAAFGVGLASGMEPVALIRVITTGFGNILGYIGIVIIAGTIIGTVLEKSRATLTMANTVLGVIGEAKSALAMSVTGAIVSISVFCDSGFVILSSLNKTLAKKAHISMATMAVALSTGLYATHTFVPPTPGPIAAAGNLNADIGLVILFGLIISVPAVIAGYLWATKIGAKYYVEAVVDLEYDREVTKLPGAVSAFAPIIIPIVLITLKSFADFPNHPFGEGKLLVFFDFFGDPTVALLLGVLLAFRLIPRWSEEYINGWVGEGLRNSATIIIITGAGGAFGAVLKSTAIGDYLSSTLAHYQLGVFLPFIIAAALKTAQGSSTVSLITTSALISPMLADLGLASDAGRALAVVAIGSGAMIMSHANDSYFWVVSQFSGLDPATAYKTHSMATIVQGVTSIMVVYAVSLFLH